The following coding sequences lie in one Lentilactobacillus sp. SPB1-3 genomic window:
- a CDS encoding aldo/keto reductase, whose amino-acid sequence MKFRTLGKTGFKVSEVSLGTWQLGGQWGTQFNESDATETLAEAYDKGVNFFDTADIYQDGASEHTVGQFLKQHPDVHYTTKIGRKDPLSVTSFNKEHLEQYVNESLSNLGVDSLDMVLLHCPPMSVYYMPETFFALDELKKAGKIQNYGVSVERVEEALKALSYDISAVEIIFNMFRLRPRDLFFDQAKKNNVGILARVPLASGLLTGKYDLDTKFPADDHRTTNRNGELFDKGETFSGVDYKTGVMAANELKQRLGTDNLAATALKFILMHDAISTVIPGASKPSQIERNTVASDLDELTPDQMAVVQDVYNKYIKNPVEYLW is encoded by the coding sequence TTTCACTAGGTACTTGGCAACTTGGCGGCCAATGGGGCACACAATTTAACGAAAGTGACGCTACTGAAACATTAGCTGAAGCTTACGATAAAGGTGTTAACTTCTTTGATACTGCAGATATTTACCAAGATGGTGCCAGTGAGCATACAGTCGGTCAATTTTTAAAACAACATCCAGACGTTCACTACACAACTAAAATTGGTCGAAAAGATCCATTATCAGTTACTAGTTTTAATAAAGAACACCTTGAACAATATGTAAATGAATCATTAAGCAACCTTGGCGTTGACTCACTAGATATGGTTCTTCTTCATTGTCCACCAATGAGTGTTTACTACATGCCCGAAACATTCTTTGCCCTAGATGAGCTTAAAAAAGCAGGAAAAATTCAAAATTATGGTGTGAGTGTTGAACGAGTTGAAGAAGCTCTAAAGGCTTTAAGCTATGACATTTCGGCTGTCGAAATTATTTTCAACATGTTCCGCTTACGTCCACGCGATTTATTCTTTGATCAAGCTAAGAAGAATAACGTTGGCATTTTAGCCCGTGTTCCTTTGGCAAGTGGATTATTGACGGGTAAATATGATTTAGATACTAAATTTCCAGCAGACGATCACCGGACAACCAACCGAAATGGTGAATTGTTCGATAAAGGAGAAACATTCTCCGGAGTTGATTACAAAACTGGAGTTATGGCAGCTAACGAGCTTAAGCAACGCTTAGGAACAGATAATCTAGCAGCAACTGCCTTGAAATTTATCTTGATGCACGACGCCATCTCAACGGTTATTCCTGGTGCCAGCAAGCCAAGCCAAATCGAAAGAAATACAGTGGCTTCAGATCTTGATGAATTAACACCTGATCAAATGGCAGTTGTTCAAGATGTTTACAACAAATACATTAAAAATCCAGTAGAATATCTCTGGTAA